The following proteins are co-located in the Microbulbifer sp. VAAF005 genome:
- a CDS encoding alpha/beta hydrolase: MSEFWYSFTREKTDEQYNPTLWTRRLPTDLLLPSHAEFTGSRSSTYRRAIKDGLQTVSFGEGDFEGSMDVFRPDEVSENAPVVIYIHGGWWQWFSKEQFSFLAEPFNKEGFAVYMPGYRMAPDWENDAPMESIVTQMQWAVASVLNEAEAKGAPSVHLVGHSAGAAGSFVAPNGLEPIWCVSISPK, encoded by the coding sequence ATGAGTGAATTTTGGTATAGCTTTACCCGCGAGAAAACCGACGAGCAATATAACCCTACACTGTGGACACGACGTCTCCCCACAGATCTTCTACTGCCGTCTCATGCTGAGTTTACCGGGAGCCGTAGCTCTACTTATCGCAGAGCGATTAAGGATGGTTTACAAACTGTCAGTTTTGGGGAAGGTGACTTTGAGGGCTCGATGGATGTTTTCAGGCCAGATGAAGTCTCAGAAAATGCTCCGGTTGTAATCTATATTCACGGTGGCTGGTGGCAGTGGTTTTCAAAAGAGCAGTTTTCTTTTCTGGCCGAGCCTTTTAATAAAGAAGGTTTTGCGGTTTATATGCCGGGTTATCGTATGGCTCCGGATTGGGAAAATGATGCTCCTATGGAGTCTATTGTCACGCAGATGCAGTGGGCAGTAGCAAGCGTGCTGAATGAGGCCGAGGCAAAAGGGGCTCCATCTGTTCATTTAGTGGGGCATTCTGCGGGGGCAGCTGGTAGCTTTGTTGCACCAAACGGACTGGAGCCAATTTGGTGTGTCAGTATCAGCCCAAAGTAA
- a CDS encoding response regulator transcription factor, giving the protein MTFKVLIVEDHELYRDALCFILHEAFPNIQVIKVDDFPAAITALASHNDISLILLDIHIPGTSGLKGLKEIKSRYPALPLVVISTIDQQASIQQMLLLGADGFISKASSKTTIIKALNSFMEGEVVIIEGPSNSSSPTLSPRQITTLELLSLGLSNKEIATQLNISPSTVREYVSDLLTLFSCNNRTQTVLKARQLGFILD; this is encoded by the coding sequence ATGACTTTTAAAGTACTTATAGTCGAAGATCACGAACTCTACCGGGATGCATTGTGCTTTATATTGCACGAGGCCTTTCCCAATATCCAGGTTATCAAGGTGGATGACTTCCCTGCGGCCATAACCGCCTTAGCAAGTCACAACGATATCAGCCTGATCCTGTTGGACATTCATATTCCTGGAACCAGTGGACTCAAAGGCCTTAAAGAAATAAAAAGCCGATACCCGGCTCTGCCTCTGGTTGTCATTTCTACTATTGATCAACAAGCTAGTATTCAACAGATGCTACTATTGGGTGCTGATGGTTTTATTTCAAAAGCAAGCTCTAAAACTACGATAATTAAGGCGTTGAATAGTTTTATGGAAGGTGAAGTAGTCATTATAGAGGGGCCAAGTAATTCCAGCTCTCCAACACTTTCTCCTCGACAGATTACTACGCTAGAGCTTCTTTCTCTCGGCCTGTCAAACAAAGAAATAGCGACTCAGCTCAACATCTCCCCCTCCACCGTCAGAGAATATGTTTCAGATTTACTAACACTGTTTAGCTGTAACAATCGAACACAGACAGTCCTGAAAGCTCGCCAATTAGGCTTTATTCTAGATTGA